The following proteins come from a genomic window of Mariniflexile sp. TRM1-10:
- a CDS encoding zinc-dependent peptidase yields the protein MLNLLVIKDFTLGGKILIGVLLVILSYIILSYIFKMIEMGYVLKQKKPLYNHFYFRLRRLNQRQKDILQHQFSFYKKLNNTEKKYFEHRVASFIKDKDFIGRDGVVINDEKKVLISATAVMLTFGFRDFYIGLISKIVIYPNAFYSKTNKAYHKGEFNPRLAALVLSWEDFIKGFNADNDNVNLGIHEFTHAIHINSIKERDVSSTIFSDSFKELSGMLASNEALRNKLKESDYFRKYAFTNQFEFVAVIIENFIETPKEFRSQFPQVYDKVKQMLNFNVINY from the coding sequence ATGTTAAACCTACTGGTTATTAAAGACTTTACTTTAGGCGGCAAAATTCTTATTGGAGTTTTGTTAGTCATATTGTCCTATATTATTTTGAGTTATATCTTCAAAATGATAGAAATGGGTTATGTGCTAAAGCAAAAAAAACCATTATATAACCATTTTTATTTCCGGTTAAGGCGTTTAAATCAAAGGCAAAAAGATATTTTACAGCATCAATTTTCATTTTATAAAAAACTTAATAATACAGAGAAAAAATACTTTGAACACCGTGTGGCGTCTTTTATTAAAGATAAAGATTTTATTGGTAGAGATGGTGTTGTAATTAATGATGAAAAAAAAGTTCTAATTTCGGCAACAGCTGTTATGCTTACGTTTGGTTTTCGGGATTTTTATATTGGTTTAATTTCTAAAATCGTCATATACCCAAACGCTTTTTATTCTAAAACAAATAAAGCATATCATAAAGGAGAGTTCAACCCTAGGCTAGCCGCTTTAGTACTCTCATGGGAAGATTTTATAAAGGGATTTAACGCCGATAATGATAATGTTAATTTAGGCATACACGAGTTTACCCATGCCATACATATTAACAGTATTAAAGAACGTGATGTAAGTTCAACTATTTTTAGCGATTCGTTTAAGGAGTTGTCGGGCATGTTAGCTTCAAATGAAGCTTTAAGAAATAAATTAAAGGAGTCGGATTATTTTAGGAAATATGCCTTCACAAATCAGTTTGAATTTGTTGCTGTAATCATTGAGAATTTTATTGAAACACCTAAAGAGTTTAGGTCGCAATTTCCGCAGGTCTATGATAAAGTAAAACAAATGCTCAATTTTAATGTTATTAATTATTGA
- a CDS encoding CBS domain-containing protein, with product MNRRAPVSEIMSKSVVALKRGDNLERAEMLFNKHRIKHIPVVSSDVIIGMLSYSDLLKISFAETTKDEHDVNAVVYNSFTIEQVMSKHIVSINSDTTIKEAATILAEREFHALPVVDNGVLVGIVTTTDLLNYYIKQY from the coding sequence ATGAACCGAAGAGCACCAGTTTCAGAAATAATGAGTAAAAGTGTTGTTGCATTAAAAAGAGGTGATAATTTAGAAAGAGCCGAAATGCTTTTTAATAAGCACCGAATCAAACACATTCCAGTTGTTAGTTCAGATGTGATAATAGGGATGTTAAGTTATTCCGATTTACTAAAAATTAGTTTTGCTGAAACCACAAAGGACGAGCATGATGTAAATGCTGTAGTATATAATTCGTTTACAATAGAGCAGGTGATGAGTAAGCATATCGTATCTATAAATAGCGATACCACTATAAAAGAAGCGGCTACTATTTTAGCTGAAAGAGAGTTTCATGCACTGCCTGTTGTAGATAATGGTGTTTTGGTAGGTATAGTAACTACTACCGATTTGCTAAACTATTACATAAAACAATATTAA
- a CDS encoding CHRD domain-containing protein encodes MKRKNYFMKSMALLFVASMALFACSNETLLDPQTEAASILQESAKTSSKKTSDTRLVFTTNLSGANEVPANDSKATGQAIVAISKDESTIHYKLITANIENVRFAHFHLAPVGVNGGVVVTLYVNPNEQPSGPANGILAEGHIAAEDITGSLAGDMPGLISAMRNGLIYVNVHTFPTFGGGEIRGQL; translated from the coding sequence ATGAAAAGAAAAAATTATTTTATGAAAAGTATGGCATTACTTTTTGTAGCGAGCATGGCACTATTTGCTTGCTCAAACGAAACACTACTTGACCCACAAACAGAGGCAGCAAGCATATTGCAAGAAAGCGCTAAAACAAGTTCTAAAAAAACCTCTGACACTAGGTTAGTTTTTACGACCAACCTTAGTGGTGCCAATGAAGTTCCTGCTAATGATTCTAAAGCTACCGGACAAGCTATTGTTGCTATAAGCAAAGACGAAAGCACCATTCACTATAAGTTAATTACAGCCAACATTGAAAATGTAAGGTTTGCTCATTTCCATTTGGCTCCAGTGGGCGTAAACGGAGGTGTTGTGGTTACATTATATGTAAATCCGAATGAACAGCCTTCCGGTCCAGCGAATGGTATTTTAGCAGAGGGTCATATTGCGGCTGAAGACATAACCGGTTCACTTGCAGGCGACATGCCAGGTCTTATAAGCGCCATGAGAAATGGGCTTATTTATGTAAATGTTCACACCTTTCCAACATTTGGCGGAGGCGAAATCAGAGGCCAGCTTTAA
- a CDS encoding sigma-70 family RNA polymerase sigma factor, with protein MRQLKITKQVTNRETASLDKYLQEIGKVDLITADEEVELAQRIKAGDQAALEKLTKANLRFVVSVAKQYQNQGLTLPDLINEGNLGLIKAAQRFDETRGFKFISYAVWWIRQSILQALAEQSRIVRLPLNKIGSINKINKTFAFLEQSHERPPSAEEIAKELDMTINDVKESMKNSGRHVSMDAPLVEGEDSNLYDVLNSGESPNPDRELLHESLRTEIERALETLTPREADVIRLYFGLGNQHPMTLEEIGETFDLTRERVRQIKEKAIRRLKHTSRSKILKTYLG; from the coding sequence ATGAGACAACTTAAAATCACGAAGCAGGTTACCAACAGAGAAACCGCTTCGTTAGACAAATATCTTCAAGAAATTGGAAAAGTTGACTTAATTACCGCAGACGAAGAAGTAGAATTAGCACAACGCATTAAAGCTGGCGACCAAGCTGCTTTAGAGAAGTTGACAAAAGCTAATTTACGTTTCGTTGTATCGGTAGCTAAGCAATATCAAAACCAAGGTTTAACATTGCCCGATTTAATTAATGAAGGTAATTTAGGTTTAATTAAAGCAGCACAACGTTTTGATGAAACCCGTGGTTTTAAATTTATATCGTATGCCGTTTGGTGGATTCGTCAATCGATCCTTCAAGCGTTGGCTGAACAATCACGTATTGTACGTTTGCCTTTAAACAAAATTGGTTCTATTAACAAGATTAATAAAACATTTGCGTTTTTAGAGCAAAGTCATGAGCGTCCACCAAGTGCTGAAGAAATTGCAAAAGAGTTGGACATGACTATTAACGATGTTAAAGAGTCTATGAAAAATTCAGGCCGTCACGTAAGTATGGATGCACCTTTAGTTGAAGGTGAAGATTCTAACTTATATGATGTATTAAATAGTGGTGAATCGCCTAACCCAGATAGAGAGTTATTACACGAATCGTTACGTACAGAAATTGAACGTGCTTTAGAAACTTTAACACCTCGTGAAGCAGACGTGATTCGTTTGTACTTTGGTTTAGGAAACCAACACCCAATGACCTTAGAAGAAATTGGTGAGACGTTCGATTTAACTCGTGAACGTGTACGTCAAATAAAAGAAAAAGCTATTAGAAGGTTAAAACACACTTCTAGAAGTAAAATATTAAAAACATATTTAGGTTAG
- a CDS encoding CBS domain-containing protein: MIRKAPISMIMTAPVVTLKKKDSLETAERLFRKHHIRHLPVVNDNVVVGMLSYTDLLRLSFADITDNSDSDANADAMVYNMFTIKQVMKKHIVTVSTSNSIKDVAEILASKEFHALPVVDNNKLVGIVTTTDLIKYLLKQF, encoded by the coding sequence ATGATACGTAAAGCGCCTATTTCAATGATAATGACAGCACCTGTTGTCACATTAAAAAAGAAGGATAGTTTAGAAACAGCCGAGCGACTTTTCAGAAAGCACCATATACGACATTTGCCCGTAGTTAATGACAATGTCGTTGTAGGCATGCTAAGTTATACAGATTTACTTCGACTTAGTTTCGCAGATATTACAGATAATTCAGATTCCGATGCTAATGCCGATGCCATGGTATATAATATGTTTACTATAAAACAAGTAATGAAGAAGCATATAGTGACGGTTTCGACTTCAAATTCAATAAAAGATGTAGCAGAGATCTTAGCAAGTAAAGAGTTTCATGCTTTACCTGTTGTGGATAATAACAAATTAGTTGGTATTGTTACCACTACCGATCTTATAAAGTACTTGTTAAAACAGTTTTAA
- a CDS encoding tyrosine-type recombinase/integrase: MRLILSSKDLYHLIFEITVIKHPFPFLPQIPHILRHSYATHILEQGIDIWYIQKLLGHTRPEATMTHTPVTRKDLQEIKSPLDKS, translated from the coding sequence ATGCGTTTGATTTTGAGTAGCAAAGATTTATACCATTTAATATTTGAAATAACGGTAATAAAACACCCTTTTCCCTTTCTACCTCAAATACCCCATATCCTTCGTCATAGTTATGCCACACACATCCTAGAGCAAGGTATTGATATATGGTATATTCAAAAGTTATTAGGACACACGAGACCAGAAGCCACAATGACTCATACTCCTGTTACTCGAAAAGATTTACAAGAAATAAAAAGTCCTTTAGATAAATCTTGA
- the rpsO gene encoding 30S ribosomal protein S15, with product MYLDQKEKEAIFTKHGKDAKDTGSAEGQIALFTYRINHLTEHLKKNRKDFNTERSLVKLVGKRRSLLDYLTKKDILRYRAIVKELGLRK from the coding sequence ATGTATTTAGATCAAAAAGAAAAAGAAGCCATCTTTACAAAACACGGTAAAGATGCAAAAGACACAGGTTCTGCAGAAGGACAAATTGCGTTATTCACTTACAGAATCAATCACTTAACTGAACACTTAAAAAAGAATCGTAAAGATTTTAACACCGAGCGTTCATTAGTAAAATTAGTAGGTAAAAGAAGAAGCTTACTAGATTACTTAACTAAGAAAGATATCTTAAGATATCGCGCGATAGTAAAAGAATTAGGATTAAGAAAATAA
- the rpe gene encoding ribulose-phosphate 3-epimerase, producing the protein MSSKLIAPSLLAADFANLQRDIEMVNQSEADWFHIDIMDGVFVPNISFGMPVLQAITKYTKKTVDVHLMIVDPDRYIKTFADLGSHILTVHYEACTHLHRTLQAIKAEGMKAGVSLNPHTSVSLLEDTINDIDLVLIMSVNPGFGGQSFIENTYDKVKQLKELITRKGASTIIEIDGGVTTANAKALTDAGADVLVAGSFIFKSDNPLETIKQLKTIANT; encoded by the coding sequence ATGAGTTCTAAATTAATTGCGCCTTCGCTACTTGCTGCCGATTTTGCTAACCTTCAACGCGATATAGAAATGGTAAACCAAAGTGAAGCCGACTGGTTTCATATAGACATTATGGACGGTGTTTTTGTACCAAATATTTCTTTTGGTATGCCTGTTCTACAGGCCATAACTAAATATACAAAAAAAACGGTTGATGTACATTTAATGATTGTTGACCCTGATAGATACATTAAAACATTTGCCGATTTAGGAAGCCATATTTTAACGGTTCATTACGAAGCCTGCACGCATTTACATAGAACGTTACAAGCCATTAAAGCCGAAGGTATGAAAGCTGGTGTTTCATTAAATCCACATACAAGCGTGAGTCTTTTAGAAGACACCATTAACGACATTGATTTAGTGCTTATTATGAGTGTAAACCCTGGTTTTGGTGGTCAAAGCTTTATTGAAAACACCTATGACAAAGTAAAACAGCTAAAAGAATTAATTACACGCAAAGGCGCTTCCACCATTATAGAAATTGATGGAGGTGTAACAACTGCCAACGCAAAAGCACTTACCGACGCTGGTGCCGATGTTTTAGTAGCGGGAAGTTTTATTTTCAAAAGTGACAATCCGCTTGAAACCATAAAGCAACTTAAAACTATTGCCAATACTTAG
- a CDS encoding polyribonucleotide nucleotidyltransferase yields MIPKVFREVIDLGDGRTISIETGKLAKQAHGSVVVQSGKCMLLCTVVSNYQQSDVDFLPLTVDYREKFAASGRYPGGFFKREARPSDGEVLTMRLVDRVLRPLFPKDYHAETQLMIQLMSHDEDVMPDAMAGLAASAAIQLSDIPFETPISEVRVGRVDGQFIINPTRAQLAVSDIDMVIGASADSVMMVEGEMSEISEEEMVEAIKFAHEAIKVQCTAQVKLAEAFGKKETREYEPEREDEALAKKVEALTYDKVYAVARAASAKHERSAAFEAIKEEVKATFTEEELADYGGMVSKYFYKAEKKAVRDLTLNEGLRLDGRKTTDIRPIWCEIDYLPSTHGSSIFTRGETQALATVTLGTSREANQIDMPSFEGEERFYLHYNFPPFSTGEARPIRGTSRREVGHGNLAQRALKGMVPADCPYTVRIVSEVLESNGSSSMATVCAGTMALMDAGVQIKKPVSGIAMGLISDAETGKYAVLSDILGDEDHLGDMDFKVTGTADGITACQMDIKVKGLSYEILVNALKQAQAGRLHILGKLTETIAQPNADVKAHAPKMITRVIPNAFIGALIGPGGKVIQELQKATKTTIVINEDPITEEGIVEILGTNQDGIDAVLAKIDSLMFKPEVGGTYEVRVIKMLDFGAVVEYTEAPGNEVLLHVSELAWERTENVTDVVNMGDVFNVKYFGVDPKTRKEKVSRKALLEKPEGYVARPPRDNNDRGGRDNRGGSRDNRGRDNRRDDRRDDRRPREDRKDD; encoded by the coding sequence ATGATTCCAAAAGTTTTTAGAGAGGTCATTGACCTTGGTGATGGACGTACAATTTCCATCGAAACCGGAAAATTAGCAAAACAGGCGCACGGTTCTGTTGTTGTGCAATCTGGAAAATGTATGCTTTTGTGTACAGTTGTTTCCAACTACCAACAAAGTGATGTTGACTTTTTACCGTTAACGGTAGATTACAGAGAAAAATTTGCTGCTTCTGGACGTTATCCAGGAGGTTTCTTTAAAAGAGAAGCAAGACCCAGTGATGGCGAAGTATTAACAATGCGTTTAGTAGACCGTGTTTTACGTCCGTTATTCCCAAAAGATTACCATGCTGAAACCCAATTAATGATTCAGTTAATGTCTCATGATGAGGATGTGATGCCAGACGCTATGGCTGGATTAGCAGCTTCTGCAGCGATTCAATTATCTGACATTCCTTTTGAAACACCAATTTCTGAAGTTAGAGTAGGCCGTGTAGATGGTCAATTTATCATCAATCCAACAAGAGCACAATTAGCAGTTTCCGATATCGATATGGTTATTGGAGCATCCGCAGATTCTGTGATGATGGTTGAAGGTGAGATGAGTGAGATTTCTGAAGAAGAAATGGTTGAAGCCATTAAGTTTGCACACGAAGCCATTAAAGTACAATGTACTGCTCAAGTAAAATTAGCGGAAGCCTTTGGTAAAAAAGAAACTCGTGAATACGAACCAGAACGTGAAGATGAAGCATTAGCTAAAAAGGTAGAAGCTTTAACTTACGATAAAGTATATGCCGTAGCAAGAGCTGCATCGGCAAAACATGAGCGCAGTGCTGCTTTTGAAGCTATTAAAGAAGAAGTAAAAGCAACATTTACCGAAGAAGAATTGGCTGATTATGGAGGCATGGTTTCTAAATACTTCTATAAAGCTGAGAAAAAAGCGGTTAGAGATTTAACCTTGAATGAAGGCTTACGTTTAGATGGACGTAAAACAACAGACATCAGACCTATTTGGTGTGAAATCGATTATTTACCATCTACACATGGTTCATCAATCTTTACCCGTGGGGAAACTCAAGCCTTGGCAACAGTTACTTTAGGAACTTCAAGAGAAGCCAATCAAATAGATATGCCATCGTTTGAAGGAGAAGAGCGTTTCTATTTACACTATAACTTCCCTCCTTTTTCAACTGGTGAAGCGCGTCCAATAAGAGGAACGTCTCGTCGTGAAGTAGGTCATGGAAATTTAGCACAACGTGCCTTAAAAGGTATGGTACCTGCAGATTGTCCGTATACCGTAAGAATCGTGTCTGAAGTATTAGAATCAAACGGTTCGTCTTCTATGGCTACTGTTTGTGCTGGTACAATGGCATTAATGGATGCAGGCGTTCAAATTAAAAAACCAGTTTCAGGTATTGCCATGGGATTAATCTCTGATGCTGAAACAGGAAAATACGCCGTATTATCTGATATTTTAGGTGATGAAGACCACTTAGGAGATATGGACTTTAAAGTAACCGGTACTGCCGATGGTATTACTGCTTGCCAAATGGACATAAAAGTTAAAGGTCTTTCTTATGAAATTTTAGTAAATGCTCTTAAACAAGCACAAGCTGGACGTTTACATATTTTGGGCAAACTTACTGAAACCATTGCACAACCAAATGCAGATGTAAAAGCACATGCTCCTAAAATGATTACAAGAGTGATTCCTAATGCGTTTATTGGTGCCTTAATTGGTCCTGGTGGCAAAGTGATTCAAGAATTACAAAAAGCGACTAAAACAACCATCGTTATTAACGAGGATCCGATTACCGAAGAAGGTATTGTTGAAATTTTAGGAACCAATCAAGATGGTATTGATGCGGTTTTAGCTAAAATAGACTCGTTAATGTTTAAACCGGAAGTTGGTGGCACTTACGAAGTAAGAGTCATTAAAATGCTGGATTTTGGAGCTGTTGTAGAATATACGGAAGCACCAGGAAACGAGGTGTTATTACACGTAAGCGAACTAGCTTGGGAACGTACCGAAAATGTAACCGATGTGGTTAATATGGGCGATGTTTTCAATGTGAAGTATTTTGGTGTAGATCCAAAAACCCGTAAAGAAAAAGTATCCCGTAAAGCATTATTGGAAAAACCAGAAGGTTATGTAGCAAGACCACCAAGAGATAACAACGACCGTGGTGGACGTGATAACAGAGGTGGAAGTCGTGATAATCGCGGACGTGATAATCGTAGAGATGATCGTCGTGACGATAGAAGACCTAGAGAAGACAGAAAAGACGACTAA
- a CDS encoding YgaP family membrane protein → MKNRIVRGIAGSFILISLLLAIYVNQNWLWFTAFVGANLLQSSLTKWCLMDTILEKVFKVKN, encoded by the coding sequence ATGAAAAATAGAATCGTTAGGGGCATTGCAGGTAGCTTTATACTAATAAGCTTATTACTTGCTATATATGTCAATCAAAACTGGTTGTGGTTTACAGCTTTTGTAGGTGCCAATTTATTGCAATCATCATTAACAAAATGGTGTTTAATGGATACTATTTTAGAAAAAGTATTCAAAGTAAAAAACTAA
- a CDS encoding sensor histidine kinase: MPKNLSLVKDKLFENIFNYARGGIAILSLDGRWIKVNKSVTNFLGYFEEELYNMSFTDITHKDDLDANLSCVESLLQGEAENYQMEKRYFHKDGSIVWAMLSASIVRNVKGEPLYIISQIDDISKRKADRNQLEIMLDVAREQNSRLSSFAEIITHNLRTHVSNLMTLVTFLEEESHELTEDENFELLKGSVINLNQTVLHLAEVAKIKAIDESNIEVLNLYDYVNQSIYNVSALAKNIHCTIKNDVNENHNVKAVPAYLDSIILNFLTNAVKYRSDKRDTIIKLSSEIQEGYVIFHIEDNGLGIDLDKFGNTLFQMYKTFHKNKDALGVGLFITKNHVESLGGYIKVKSEVDVGTTFSIFLKAG, from the coding sequence ATGCCTAAAAACCTAAGTCTGGTAAAAGACAAACTATTTGAAAATATTTTCAATTATGCTAGAGGTGGAATAGCCATTTTGAGTCTCGATGGTCGATGGATAAAGGTTAATAAAAGTGTTACTAATTTTTTAGGGTATTTTGAAGAGGAACTTTATAACATGTCGTTTACAGACATTACCCATAAAGATGATTTAGATGCCAATTTAAGTTGCGTGGAATCACTACTTCAAGGTGAGGCTGAAAACTATCAAATGGAAAAGCGCTATTTTCATAAAGACGGAAGCATAGTTTGGGCCATGCTATCTGCCTCAATAGTTAGGAATGTTAAAGGTGAACCGTTATACATTATATCTCAAATTGATGATATTTCCAAAAGGAAAGCGGACAGAAATCAATTAGAAATCATGCTAGATGTAGCAAGGGAACAAAATAGTAGGTTATCTAGCTTTGCAGAGATTATTACCCATAACTTACGAACCCATGTTTCAAACTTAATGACTTTAGTGACGTTTCTTGAAGAAGAATCGCATGAACTAACAGAAGATGAGAATTTTGAACTTTTAAAAGGTTCTGTAATAAATTTAAACCAAACGGTTTTGCATTTAGCAGAAGTGGCCAAAATAAAAGCTATTGATGAAAGTAATATTGAGGTACTTAATTTATATGATTATGTTAATCAATCTATATATAACGTGAGTGCATTGGCAAAAAACATTCATTGTACAATTAAGAATGATGTTAATGAGAATCATAATGTTAAAGCTGTCCCAGCGTATTTGGATAGTATTATTTTAAATTTTTTAACGAATGCTGTTAAATACCGTTCTGATAAAAGAGATACCATTATTAAACTATCCAGTGAGATTCAAGAAGGATATGTTATATTCCATATAGAAGATAATGGTTTGGGAATCGATTTAGATAAATTTGGCAATACGTTATTTCAAATGTACAAAACCTTTCATAAGAATAAAGACGCTTTAGGTGTAGGACTCTTTATTACTAAAAATCATGTTGAATCGTTGGGAGGGTATATAAAAGTAAAAAGTGAAGTTGATGTCGGTACAACATTTTCGATTTTTTTGAAAGCAGGTTAA
- a CDS encoding family 43 glycosylhydrolase produces the protein MQIKHLVVITIILTACSVHNKKNYQSVITGIPWYTKDGNNVSAHGANIIKEGDKFYLFGEYKNNDNNRFEGFSCYSSSDLMNWTFESIAMPPNQSGRLSSAECIGERPKVMKCPSTGEFIMYMHADSNNYTNPAVEYAVSNNITGPYEYKGRLMFGDEYIKRWDMGIFQDDDGTGYVILHHGDIYKLANDYKSVVEHVLKHDKTLRTESPAVFKHKDTYYWIGSGLTGWERNDNYYFTAKSLTGPWTNRGAVAPEGTLTWNSQSTFVFPVVGNKTTTFIYMGDRWSFPKQRATATYVWQPLIFNDDEISMPEYHESWTINVETGVWKDVPMKPSYKIAYNDEAVSYKGLWKDAEGDDTKSKRANTKDATASISFKGSQIALRGVASIDCGYGHIIIKSPKGETVHDTWVDMYSNKTVEGLQYMSPMLPEGEYILTYSPTQSHWYWTEKSGKQWGSIDTFISFSEAWVF, from the coding sequence ATGCAAATAAAACATTTAGTAGTAATTACTATCATTTTAACAGCTTGCTCTGTTCATAATAAGAAAAATTACCAATCTGTTATTACAGGTATACCCTGGTATACCAAGGACGGAAACAATGTTTCAGCGCATGGAGCCAATATTATTAAAGAGGGTGATAAATTCTATCTATTTGGCGAATATAAAAACAACGACAATAATAGATTTGAAGGTTTTAGCTGCTACTCTTCTTCTGACCTGATGAACTGGACATTCGAAAGTATCGCAATGCCTCCAAATCAAAGCGGTAGATTATCGAGTGCTGAATGTATTGGTGAGCGTCCGAAAGTAATGAAATGCCCATCTACAGGTGAATTTATCATGTATATGCATGCCGATTCTAACAATTATACAAATCCTGCTGTTGAATATGCTGTTTCAAATAACATAACCGGACCTTATGAATATAAAGGACGATTGATGTTCGGAGATGAATATATTAAACGTTGGGATATGGGGATCTTTCAGGATGATGATGGAACAGGTTATGTTATATTGCATCATGGCGATATCTATAAATTAGCTAACGATTATAAGAGCGTGGTAGAACACGTTTTAAAACACGACAAAACACTTCGTACCGAATCCCCCGCAGTATTTAAACACAAAGATACTTACTACTGGATTGGCTCCGGCTTGACAGGCTGGGAACGAAACGATAATTATTATTTTACTGCAAAATCTCTGACTGGTCCCTGGACAAATCGAGGGGCAGTAGCCCCTGAAGGTACGCTCACATGGAATTCTCAATCTACTTTTGTGTTTCCTGTAGTAGGAAATAAAACAACCACATTTATTTACATGGGAGACCGATGGTCTTTTCCTAAACAAAGAGCTACGGCAACTTATGTATGGCAACCACTAATATTTAATGACGATGAAATTTCAATGCCTGAATATCATGAAAGCTGGACCATTAATGTAGAAACGGGAGTATGGAAAGATGTCCCTATGAAACCCTCTTATAAAATAGCATATAATGATGAGGCTGTAAGTTATAAAGGTTTGTGGAAAGATGCGGAGGGTGACGATACTAAATCGAAGCGAGCGAATACAAAGGACGCAACTGCCTCAATTTCATTCAAAGGTTCTCAAATAGCTTTACGTGGCGTAGCATCTATAGACTGTGGATACGGTCACATTATAATTAAAAGTCCAAAAGGAGAAACAGTACACGATACATGGGTAGATATGTATTCGAACAAAACGGTAGAAGGTTTACAATATATGAGTCCAATGCTACCTGAGGGGGAATATATATTAACATACTCTCCGACTCAATCACATTGGTACTGGACGGAAAAGTCAGGAAAACAATGGGGAAGCATAGATACATTTATATCATTCAGCGAGGCTTGGGTGTTCTAA